From the Sebastes umbrosus isolate fSebUmb1 chromosome 2, fSebUmb1.pri, whole genome shotgun sequence genome, one window contains:
- the stard5 gene encoding stAR-related lipid transfer protein 5 codes for MEYEQKAQAVGECMMGYKTDESGWKVCKKSNDVVVSWRPSSEYPGNVYKGEGIVSGSPEKVWECLKPVPNGLRVKWDNNVKKFELLEQITEDISICRTVTPSAAMGIIAPRDFVDVILVKQYEDGTISSNATNVSHPGCPPQSGFVRGFNHPCGCICVPISGEPNKTQVFSFFQTDLGGFLPRSVVDSFFPSSMAEFYSNLAKAVKSLKDL; via the exons ATGGAGTATGAGCAGAAAGCTCAGGCGGTGGGGGAATGCATGATGGGCTACAAGACGGATGAGTCCGGCTGGAAAGTCTGCAAGAAATCG AATGACGTGGTGGTGTCCTGGCGTCCCTCCTCCGAGTACCCTGGGAATGT TTATAAGGGGGAGGGGATTGTCAGCGGCAGCCCGGAGAAAGTGTGGGAGTGTCTGAAACCGGTACCCAATGGGCTCAGAGTCAAGTGGGACAACAACGTCAAAAAGTTTGAGCTTTTGGAACAAATCACTGAG GACATCTCTATCTGCCGAACAGTCACGCCCTCAGCAGCTATGGGTATCATAGCTCCACGGGACTTTGTAGACGTTATTTTAGTTAAGCAATACGAAGATGGCACCATTTCATCAAATG CCACCAATGTGAGTCACCCGGGCTGTCCTCCCCAGTCTGGCTTTGTGAGAGGATTCAACCATCCATGTGGCTGCATCTGTGTTCCCATCTCAGG AGAGCCCAACAAAACCCAGGTGTTCAGCTTCTTCCAGACCGACCTGGGCGGCTTCCTGCCTCGCTCCGTGGTCGACTCGTTCTTCCCCTCCAGCATGGCCGAGTTCTACAGCAACCTGGCCAAGGCTGTCAAATCCCTCAAGGACCTTTGA